A DNA window from Sulfitobacter noctilucicola contains the following coding sequences:
- the hemB gene encoding porphobilinogen synthase → MNPVQAPYPATRLRRTRVTPAVRALVRENALEVGDLIWPVFVRSGEGIEEPVPSMPGVMRRSVDKIVDAAAEADALGIGAMCIFPYTGIEERTEDCAGAWAPDNHANRAISAIKDRFPHIAVMSDVALDTYNINGHDGFVEDGIIVNDRTVEALVKMSLSQAVAGVDIIGPSDMMDGRIAAIRGALEAQGHSDVMILSYAAKYASAFYGPFRDAVGASGALTGDKKTYQMDPANSDEALRLVARDLSEGADMVMVKPGQPYLDICRRVKDAFGAPTFAYQVSGEYAMVKAAAQNGWIDEERVMMESLMAFKRAGCDGILTYFAPAAARLLQG, encoded by the coding sequence CCGCCACCCGTTTGCGCCGCACCCGTGTCACCCCCGCGGTGAGAGCGCTAGTGCGCGAAAATGCGCTTGAAGTCGGTGATCTGATCTGGCCGGTATTTGTGCGCTCTGGTGAAGGGATCGAAGAGCCGGTGCCCTCCATGCCCGGCGTTATGCGACGATCGGTAGACAAGATTGTTGACGCCGCAGCAGAAGCCGACGCTCTCGGGATTGGCGCGATGTGTATCTTTCCCTACACCGGAATAGAAGAGCGGACCGAAGACTGTGCGGGGGCCTGGGCGCCGGACAACCATGCCAACCGGGCCATTTCCGCAATCAAGGACCGTTTTCCACACATCGCCGTGATGAGCGATGTGGCGCTCGACACCTATAATATCAACGGGCATGACGGCTTTGTCGAAGACGGCATTATCGTCAATGACCGCACCGTTGAAGCGCTGGTGAAGATGTCACTTTCTCAGGCAGTAGCAGGTGTCGATATCATCGGGCCGTCTGACATGATGGACGGCCGTATTGCTGCTATCCGAGGCGCGCTTGAAGCGCAGGGTCATTCCGATGTGATGATCCTCAGTTATGCGGCGAAATATGCTTCTGCTTTTTATGGCCCGTTCCGCGATGCGGTTGGCGCATCGGGTGCATTGACCGGCGACAAGAAGACCTACCAGATGGATCCGGCGAACTCAGACGAAGCGTTGCGCCTTGTGGCACGCGATCTTTCGGAAGGCGCAGATATGGTCATGGTCAAGCCGGGCCAGCCCTATCTGGATATCTGCCGACGCGTCAAAGATGCTTTTGGGGCGCCGACGTTCGCCTATCAGGTGTCCGGTGAATACGCGATGGTCAAGGCAGCTGCCCAGAATGGCTGGATTGACGAAGAGCGTGTCATGATGGAGAGCCTGATGGCCTTCAAA